One window from the genome of Kluyveromyces marxianus DMKU3-1042 DNA, complete genome, chromosome 3 encodes:
- the SDT1 gene encoding protein SSM1, with protein MRTKQLKRALNMTSSALSEYRLQTREKLRVNRQQLESLTYPGSKATFEADQPIPKPDPNLKVFFFDIDNCLYKKSLRIHHLMERSIQEYFQRLLDLDDATAAELRNNYYKTYGLAIKGLVDHYEIDAMEYNDLVDESLPLQDILKPDLEQRKILQRIRDSGKFDKMWLFTNAYKNHGIRCVRLLGIADLFDGITYCDYSQHDLVCKPDTRAFEKAKIQSGLGSYSNAYFIDDSAGNIRTAIKLGFKKAIHLVERETPDEPLGSSPEEAVVINSITELPKACFEIFENESVD; from the coding sequence ATGCGAACCAAGCAATTAAAGCGGGCTTTAAATATGACATCTTCAGCCCTATCAGAATACAGATTGCAAACAAGGGAAAAGTTGCGTGTTAACAGGCAACAACTTGAATCTTTGACATACCCTGGATCCAAGGCGACGTTTGAAGCGGATCAACCAATTCCAAAGCCTGATCCTAACCTCAAagtatttttctttgatattgacAACTGTTTGTACAAAAAATCATTACGAATCCATCATTTGATGGAACGTTCAATTCAAGAGTACTTCCAAAGGCTATTGGATTTAGATGACGCAACAGCTGCGGAGCTAAGAAATAACTACTATAAAACGTATGGTTTAGCGATTAAGGGACTTGTGGATCACTATGAAATAGATGCTATGGAGTATAATGACCTAGTTGATGAATCTTTACCATTACAAGATATCCTTAAGCCTgatcttgaacaaagaaaaatattgCAAAGAATAAGAGATAGCGGAAAATTCGATAAGATGTGGCTATTTACGAATGCTTACAAGAATCATGGAATTAGATGTGTTCGGCTATTGGGAATCGCCGACCTATTTGACGGAATCACATACTGTGATTATTCTCAACATGACTTGGTTTGTAAACCAGATACTAGAGCATTTGAAAAGGCAAAAATTCAGTCAGGACTGGGTAGCTACTCCAATGCTTACTTCATTGATGACAGTGCTGGTAACATTAGAACAGCAATTAAATTAGGCTTCAAGAAAGCAATCCACCTTGTTGAACGTGAAACACCGGACGAACCGTTAGGAAGCAGCCCAGAGGAAGCAGTCGTtatcaattcaattacGGAATTGCCAAAGGCATGTTTCGAAATATTCGAAAATGAATCAGTAGATTAG
- the KRE29 gene encoding Smc5-Smc6 complex subunit KRE29: MSHDEDDIAIASSDDAAHERIWDQQVSEDDEDEISAFLLSSDGIGTSFNDDIMLRQLSEKSADLKLRRRSSDHEKLWKSWQTSLNNSNKVEEIASEMKAFKNTYGDGQGFKRVKLSAAEQRESYIANSLPNAENVPQSVLKLLASDTLDTTKDWYFLTETPDYSIIPDPYATFIGCKNSVINSTTELYGKFGANNAKAFTEFTYCPYTKLIPVHLMCDLIEAHNTKTKDSFVYFIKFILDRQISVNIQTQWASSVWNQFSFGQVETYLKIVPRTLYLLHYRLTRLIPVQWPLVKELFPRDEDIVAEFEKLLDSQQWASLLYFILLILGTPALPFGNSKKMTYFKDCILDLNSQNSSILELSILKTYLRVCSKVS; the protein is encoded by the coding sequence ATGTCCcatgatgaagatgatattgCAATCGCCTCTTCAGATGATGCAGCTCATGAGAGAATATGGGATCAACAAGTatcagaagatgatgaggatgaaaTATCGGCATTCCTTTTAAGTTCTGATGGGATAGGAACATCATTCAATGATGACATTATGCTAAGACAGCTTTCAGAAAAAAGTGCAGACCTTAAACTACGTAGGCGAAGTTCTGATCATGAAAAGTTGTGGAAAAGTTGGCAAACATCATTAAACAATTCAAATAAGGTAGAAGAAATAGCATCAGAAATGAAAGCCTTCAAAAATACATATGGTGATGGTCAAGGATTTAAGAGAGTTAAATTGTCAGCGGCTGAACAACGAGAGTCATACATTGCCAACTCTTTACCAAACGCTGAAAATGTTCCTCAAAGTGTACTTAAACTTTTGGCAAGTGACACCTTAGACACTACAAAAGATTGGTATTTTTTAACAGAAACCCCAGACTACAGCATTATTCCTGATCCATATGCTACATTTATTGGGTGTAAAAATTCAGTAATCAATAGTACAACAGAACTTTATGGTAAGTTCGGAGCAAATAACGCAAAAGCATTTACAGAATTCACCTATTGTCCGTACACAAAACTCATACCAGTGCATTTAATGTGCGACTTAATTGAGGCACATAACACTAAAACTAAAGATTCATTTGTTTACTTTATCAAGTTTATTCTTGATAGGCAAATATCTGTAAATATACAAACACAATGGGCTAGTAGCGTTTGGAATCAATTCAGCTTTGGTCAAGTTGAAACGTATCTTAAAATTGTTCCCCGAACTTTATACTTGCTACACTATAGACTAACCAGACTAATACCCGTTCAGTGGCCTTTGGTCAAAGAGCTATTCCCCAGGGACGAGGATATAGTGGCGGAGTTCGAAAAGTTATTAGATTCACAACAGTGGGCTTCACTTTTGTATTTCATACTGCTTATCTTAGGGACACCGGCTTTACCGTTCGGtaattccaaaaaaatgACATATTTTAAAGACTGCATACTAGATTTGAATTCGCAGAATTCATCTATATTGGAACTATCTATATTGAAAACATACCTTAGGGTGTGTTCAAAAGTAAGTTGA
- the VRG4 gene encoding GDP-mannose transporter, whose translation MSQLKVDNGPLSHIANSGPVSIIAYCLSSITMTVTNKFVVNLDDFNMNFVMLFVQSLVCVLMLLVLKVLGYAKFRPLNKTDAKNWFPITLFLVLMIYTGSKSLKYLAVPIYTIFKNLTIILIAYGEVLFFGGRVTGMELSSFLLMVLSSVVATLGDQQAAASKAAVTSLDDVAGAASTSIFNIGYVWMLINCFSSASFVLVMRKRIKLTNFKDFDTMFYNNVLSLPVLMISSFLVEDWSAANLAKNLSADSVTAMIISGMTAVGISYCSGWCVRVTSSTTYSMVGALNKLPIALAGLVFFDAPKNFLSIFSIFLGFMSGIVYAVAKQKKIQQATPAK comes from the coding sequence ATGTCCCAATTAAAGGTTGATAATGGGCCGTTGTCTCATATTGCGAACAGTGGGCCAGTCTCTATTATCGCATACTGTTTGTCGTCTATTACCATGACTGTTACAAACAAATTTGTTGTGAACTTGGACGATTTCAACATGAATTTTGTCATGTTGTTTGTGCAATCTTTGGTCTGTGTGCTCATGTTGCTTGTGTTGAAGGTTTTGGGGTACGCCAAATTCAGACCGTTGAACAAAACAGACGCCAAAAACTGGTTTCCTATCACTCTCTTTTTAGTGTTAATGATTTACACCGGCTCCAAATCGTTGAAATACTTGGCTGTGCCAATTTACACtatcttcaagaacttgacTATTATCTTGATCGCGTACGGAGAAGTTCTCTTTTTCGGTGGTAGAGTCACTGGAATGGAATTGTCCTCCTTCTTATTGATGGTCCTTTCCTCTGTAGTAGCTACTCTAGGTGACCAACAGGCTGCTGCTTCAAAGGCTGCCGTAACTTCTTTGGATGATGTTGCAGGTGCTGcttcaacttcaatttTCAACATTGGTTACGTTTGGATGTTAATCAactgtttctcttctgcTTCATTCGTGTTGGTCATGAGAAAGAGAATCAAGTTAACTAACTTTAAAGACTTTGACACTATGTTCTACAATAACGTTTTATCATTGCCTGTTTTGATGATCTCCTCTTTCCTCGTTGAAGACTGGTCCGCCGCAAATTTGGCCAAAAACTTATCAGCAGACTCTGTCACTGCTATGATCATTTCTGGTATGACCGCTGTTGGTATCTCCTACTGTTCTGGTTGGTGTGTCAGAGttacttcttcaactacATACTCAATGGTTGGTGCGTTGAACAAGTTGCCTATCGCCCTAGCTGGTTTAGTCTTTTTTGATGCACCAAAGAACTTCCTATCCATTTTCTCTATTTTCTTAGGTTTCATGTCTGGTATTGTTTACGCAGTTgctaaacaaaaaaagatccAACAAGCAACACCTGCTAAATGA
- the GLN3 gene encoding nitrogen-responsive transcriptional regulator GLN3 has translation MSDEGLHDPFEVFTGATGNSGNERPWTQTHFDSMLEILPENLDIDVASRQETKSPTSMPFDFPEEPNKLANEPAFHLHKENENNSDQKSRPIDIVPSGSKNTQSSTAGQLMGNDLNLQNGEIAQLWDFNVDEFMMTPSEHSDSATISAPSSFNSEHFTPGSSITGFHTTSMSNIHSITQSNPANSHIHNNWNHMLHQPQHHDFANSNLSSNNNSNSNSNNNNNSNDNPTSSSAYSSQHHSLFQNSNSSQSTIKADEYYNNKPQMSRRSSSRSLLLKNDIGEDGALPFSSHTTTNLVKKNSTMKALPTNSLPQYRRGSSTNLQSMNGVSTTNGAKTNKPPTQCYNCKTLKTPLWRRDPEGNTLCNACGLFQKLHGTMRPLSLKSDIIKKRNTKKRTKKDEKAAASTSALGSNNQSLLQAQNRSKQQSQSENERTNLSERPQSKSHKSGPISQSNQTFNQPPALNQNSLNHHNKKVPGKSRRSSTSSSTSSKSSSSRSVVPILPKPSPGSRDNSLQQFQYQMQIQMQVSQPNSAASSPRYSNSPRFYPTSPSTGIGVVIPRRKSSRTVVSQSSSFMAQSLQQLQHQQHQQHHSSNTHSPSVPGPINSQNTASGGHNNPNGSLSTSNHSSSNATISAPNSWANHSVSQNQNVTSPPSSSKSPFELFASSNSQAKKSHKSLLSQQLQNSSSSPSNSPSFTDSASSGNLLSQTPPHHHAQSQLSSTPLATASPRSSYVDTLQQQRGIIQYEQQQQQHHISRRKNPSSRQSSSSLFDATPPSLPKSKKESSLMDDLDWLKFGM, from the coding sequence ATGTCAGACGAGGGTCTTCATGACCCCTTTGAAGTATTTACAGGCGCAACTGGAAATTCCGGAAATGAACGCCCGTGGACTCAAACACATTTTGACTCCATGTTGGAGATTTTGCCTGAAAATTTAGATATAGACGTTGCTTCAAGACAAGAGACGAAATCTCCTACCTCAATGCCATTTGACTTTCCAGAGGAACCTAACAAATTAGCCAACGAACCAGCTTTCCATCTACAtaaagaaaatgagaatAATAGCGACCAAAAGAGTAGACCGATAGATATCGTTCCTAGTGGAAGTAAGAATACGCAATCGTCAACTGCAGGTCAGTTGATGGGAAATGACCTGAATTTACAGAACGGTGAAATTGCCCAGCTTTGGGATTTTAACGTTGACGAGTTTATGATGACCCCAAGCGAACACAGCGATTCTGCTACCATTAGTGCACCATCTTCGTTTAACTCAGAGCATTTTACACCAGGATCTTCAATAACGGGTTTCCACACGACATCTATGTCCAATATACACTCCATAACCCAGAGTAACCCTGCAAATTCTCATATACACAATAATTGGAATCATATGCTGCATCAACCTCAGCATCACGACTTCGCTAATTCAAATTTAAGTtcgaacaacaacagcaacagcaacagcaacaacaacaacaacagcaacgaTAACCCCACTTCCTCCTCTGCGTACTCATCTCAACATCATagtctttttcaaaatagCAATTCAAGTCAGTCTACAATCAAAGCAGAtgaatattataataataaaccTCAAATGTCACGTAGGTCAAGCTCCAGGTCCCTGCTACTGAAAAACGATATTGGTGAAGATGGAGCTCTCCCGTTTTCATCGCATACAACTACAAACttggtaaaaaaaaactctaCTATGAAGGCACTGCCGACAAATTCCCTTCCTCAGTATAGACGAGGATCATCAACTAATCTACAGAGTATGAATGGCGTATCTACTACAAATGGTGCAAAGACCAACAAGCCGCCAACACAATGCTATAACTGTAAGACGTTAAAAACACCACTTTGGAGACGTGATCCGGAAGGTAATACTCTCTGTAATGCTTGTGGACTTTTTCAAAAGTTGCATGGTACGATGCGTCCATTGTCCTTAAAGAGCGATATTAttaagaaaagaaacacgAAAAAGAGAACCAAAAAGGACGAGAAAGCAGCGGCATCAACATCAGCATTGGGATCCAATAACcaatctcttcttcaagctcAAAATCGTTCAAAACAACAATCCCAATCCGAAAATGAAAGGACAAATCTTTCAGAAAGACCACAGTCTAAATCCCATAAATCAGGTCCAATTTctcaatcaaatcaaacatTTAACCAACCCCCCGCATTAAACCAGAATTCACTAAACCATCACAACAAAAAAGTACCTGGGAAATCACGCCGTTCTTCGACGTCATCTTCGACATCGAgtaaatcatcatcttcaagatcCGTTGTTCCTATTCTTCCAAAGCCTTCTCCCGGGTCAAGAGATAACAGTTTACAACAATTCCAATATCAGATGCAAATTCAAATGCAAGTTTCTCAACCAAACAGTGCAGCATCATCTCCAAGATATTCTAATTCGCCCAGGTTTTATCCAACGTCTCCATCAACGGGCATTGGTGTTGTGATCCCTCGGCGCAAGTCTTCCAGGACAGTTGTTTCTCAATCATCGTCATTTATGGCACAATCATTACAGCAGCTTcagcatcaacaacatcagCAGCATCATTCCTCAAACACTCACTCTCCGAGCGTTCCTGGTCCAATAAATTCGCAGAATACAGCATCTGGAGGCCATAATAACCCTAATGGGAGTTTATCAACATCAAACCACTCGTCAAGTAATGCAACTATTTCTGCCCCAAATTCGTGGGCAAATCATTCAGTATcacaaaatcaaaatgtCACTTCACCGccctcttcttctaaatcACCTTTCGAATTATTTGCAAGCTCAAACTCTCAGGCTAAAAAATCTCATAAGTCCCTACTATCGCAGCAATTGCAAAATTCTTCCAGTTCTCCTTCCAATTCCCCATCATTTACGGACAGTGCATCATCTGGTAACCTTTTGTCTCAAACTCCTCCACACCATCATGCTCAGTCACAACTCTCCTCCACACCTTTGGCTACTGCTTCACCTAGAAGTAGTTATGTCGACACTCTTCAACAGCAACGGGGAATCATACAATAtgaacagcaacaacagcagcaccatatatccagaagaaaaaacccCAGCTCTAGACAGTCTAGCTCTTCCCTTTTCGATGCTACTCCACCCTCTTTACCTAAatcgaagaaagagagtAGTTTAATGGATGATCTAGATTGGCTAAAATTTGGCATGTAA
- the YEN1 gene encoding crossover junction endodeoxyribonuclease, translating into MGSSELWEQISQYEPPRIAFNKFVSDFVEEKGRFPRIAVDGYLWLFECGYFDEPKNIPKILLNWLRKLKEFLQLRCYIVVIFDNTFKIDGKRQKRRNDATLWNSYWLMRSINQVQQTNVNHVDNSIVQCCKMLNVKIINAPGEGEAQCAYLQMSGEVDYVLSNDADVLSFGATKILKNYSKHGWEDIPNSTLSPKKSKQNERFITFIDMDKIVDWDQNRFILFNLLVGSDYNKGVKNFGGKRAAVLCKSQDPDLSKRLSEVLSNVNFHGKKEADLKWNQFGKDILRVVQQKSKSLFGMNLKSMLHLKEFTDWPSITVGLFYKEAIVEKHMKLPRRENDIINELDIESFAHFLQSNEITKYVSDFFKWLREYLHCCTILNFIWKHPDPFNGTYRLINYRDVSVCDGLHKYKEVCVRYKPFLHILDDSPEEISETILRGKRSRSESPTRQSIKSPTKSTILRSKYPNYIWLPTGTIPKALLEHLNKELSNDIERREMSLLLSSPKKSPFKRSRGSSLSPQKSTLDRFLTKRSCPGSAVKNLTSALLQEREKPSETISTLSHAVSVVEQSVQEIPHINLVDSDSDQDSSCSNLRS; encoded by the coding sequence ATGGGGTCAAGCGAGCTCTGGGAGCAGATATCACAATATGAACCGCCAAGGATTGCATTCAACAAGTTCGTGTCGGATTTTGTGGAGGAAAAGGGCAGATTTCCGAGAATAGCCGTTGACGGTTATTTATGGTTATTTGAATGCGGATACTTCGACGAACCGAAGAATATACCGAAAATTCTATTGAATTGGCTTAGAAAGTTGAAGGAATTTTTGCAGCTTCGGTGttatattgttgttatatttgataataCCTTCAAGATAGATGGAAAAAGacagaagagaagaaatgatGCCACTCTTTGGAATTCTTATTGGCTCATGAGATCAATCAATCAGGTACAGCAAACAAATGTAAACCACGTGGATAATTCCATTGTACAGTGCTGTAAAATGTTAAACGTGAAGATAATAAATGCACCAGGAGAAGGCGAAGCTCAATGCGCCTATCTTCAAATGTCCGGGGAAGTAGATTATGTCTTGTCAAATGACGCAGATGTACTGTCTTTTGGAGCTACcaaaattttgaagaactaTTCCAAACATGGATGGGAGGATATTCCAAACTCTACCCTTTCACCCAAGAAATCCaaacaaaatgaaagaTTCATTACCTTCATCGATATGGATAAAATAGTTGATTGGGATCAAAATCGATTTATATTGTTTAACCTTTTAGTTGGAAGCGATTATAATAAAGGTGTGAAAAACTTCGGGGGCAAAAGAGCAGCAGTTCTATGTAAATCTCAGGATCCTGATTTATCGAAAAGACTTTCGGAAGTCTTATCAAACGTTAACTTTCATGGAAAGAAGGAGGCAGACTTAAAATGGAATCAATTCGGGAAGGATATATTGAGGGTTGTACAACAGAAAAGTAAATCATTGTTTGGTATGAATCTGAAATCTATGCTCCATTTAAAGGAGTTTACAGATTGGCCAAGCATAACGGTTGGTCTATTCTATAAAGAAGCTATCGTAGAAAAACATATGAAACTTCCTCGTCGCGAAAATGACATCATTAATGAGCTTGATATTGAATCTTTCGCCCATTTTCTGCAATCTAATGAAATTACCAAATATGTTTCAGACTTTTTCAAATGGCTCCGCGAGTATCTACACTGTTGTACTATACTCAACTTTATATGGAAACATCCTGACCCGTTCAATGGAACTTATAGATTAATAAATTACAGAGATGTCTCAGTGTGTGATGGGCTGCACAAATATAAAGAAGTATGCGTTAGATACAAACCGTTTTTGCATATCCTAGATGACAGCCCGGAAGAGATATCTGAGACAATTCTACGAGGTAAAAGAAGCCGATCTGAATCACCAACACGCCAGTCAATTAAATCACCCACGAAATCTACCATATTACGCTCCAAGTATCCAAACTATATATGGTTACCAACCGGAACAATTCCTAAGGCATTACTTGAACATTTAAACAAAGAACTTTCTAACGATATTGAACGCCGTGAGATGTCACTGTTATTATCATCACCAAAGAAATCACCTTTTAAGAGGAGCCGCGGAAGTTCTCTATCTCCACAAAAAAGCACATTAGATAGGTTCTTAACAAAGCGCTCTTGTCCTGGAAGCGCGGTTAAGAATTTGACTTCAGCATTATTACAAGAACGAGAGAAACCATCAGAAACAATTTCGACTCTCTCTCATGCCGTGTCTGTTGTGGAACAATctgttcaagaaattccTCACATCAACCTCGTGGACTCAGATTCCGATCAGGACTCAAGCTGTTCCAATTTACGTAGTTAG
- the MXR1 gene encoding peptide-methionine-S-sulfoxide reductase: MSTSISKTLKFNPKSEKLITFAAGCFWGTEHIFLKYFGDRIVDGKVGYANGSESAKDKTDSVSYERVKKGDTGFAEAYQISYNPNVVTLKELVDFFFRIHDPTTLNYQGPDHGSQYRSAIFAHSEEDLKEVTKLKEQWQPKWNNNIVTEVALAQNFYDAEEYHQLYLNRNPEGYACPTHYVRDL, encoded by the coding sequence ATGAGTACAAGCATATCAAAGACACTAAAGTTTAACCCCAAGTCAGAAAAGCTTATTACGTTTGCTGCAGGTTGTTTCTGGGGAACCGAACATATCTTTTTAAAATACTTTGGCGATAGAATAGTAGATGGTAAAGTTGGCTATGCCAATGGGTCGGAGAGTGCCAAGGACAAGACTGATTCAGTTTCGTACGAAAGAGTGAAGAAAGGCGATACTGGATTTGCCGAGGCCTACCAAATATCATATAATCCAAATGTGGTGACGTTAAAGGAGCTTgttgacttcttcttccgtATTCATGACCCCACTACTTTGAACTATCAAGGTCCAGACCACGGTTCTCAATATCGTAGTGCAATATTTGCTCACAGTGAGGAGGATTTGAAGGAAGTAACTAAGTTAAAAGAGCAATGGCAACCAAAGTGGAATAACAACATTGTTACTGAAGTTGCACTAGCGCAAAATTTCTATGATGCTGAGGAGTATCACCAATTGTACTTGAATAGGAACCCTGAGGGCTACGCTTGTCCTACTCATTATGTCAGAGATTTATAA
- the MTC3 gene encoding Mtc3p, whose amino-acid sequence MSHKLLGSTRIMAKCGRRFNSSWREIYSPPDMSKLANGGWLQMNRDTREEINEYLDWRMEEPWKNLDLNEKKCAYYIAFGEWGPRAKKGSKEDQLEMNGPELILKALFSMTLFTALAFALPNYKKDKTLQDDLNKLRDIATD is encoded by the coding sequence ATGTCTCATAAGCTACTGGGCTCGACCAGAATTATGGCTAAATGTGGTAGGAGGTTTAACAGTAGTTGGCGAGAGATTTACTCTCCTCCTGATATGTCAAAGCTTGCGAACGGTGGTTGGCTACAGATGAATAGAGATACACGAGAAGAAATTAATGAATACTTGGATTGGAGGATGGAAGAACCGTGGAAGAACTTAGATTTGAATGAGAAAAAGTGTGCATATTATATTGCCTTTGGAGAATGGGGGCCTAGAGCCAAGAAGGGTAGTAAAGAGGATCAATTAGAAATGAATGGTCCCGAACTAATATTGAAAGCGTTATTTAGTATGACTTTATTTACGGCGCTTGCCTTTGCCCTACCCAATTACAAAAAGGACAAAACTCTCCAAGATGACCTAAACAAACTACGCGATATTGCCACGGactaa
- the VID30 gene encoding glucose-induced degradation complex subunit VID30, whose protein sequence is MSSNKMDLVDHEYMVSMFPRYLLKQPIAHELWKLYYQHKKLFHKLKTKDELLSVEVESSNSVAFQNLRSSNKLNTTTRKEIWEKLSQLGVLGTIPYDALSDEYLIQVHKYFYARENPFGSNESQGDIDMTKPAMTEEEYLESLLPQSADDEDDDEEEDDDADDDNDEEEEDDDIANDEDAEEQEDSDNTDEEESSNLIDSSRRIREASAQLEHANRIRRSIGNERFGEPEIENVENVAYLHHNKAKHKSIYYPEVSESKHTIQLKQNPIPGDIYKTLGYPLPHRWQLQPDNSILLPQDGCAMLRVNPNWHALSSYGRASPIMNSRLRVNINSKKKQQWATTWANNGVNHTKCAIFYFEIRVLSVTSSQAGRNSHVLVGFKNWAKVNDKTSNSEIAPSENSAGSTSGHTTMLRNVLDGNRNTSSSPNSSSQQSQSDVETFSYSGLDGNKFDTSGSQKYSRPFGNDDIIGCGVNFIEGTIFFTKNGIFLGNAFEGCFDIDLVPFVSIKSGNSLRTNFGLTEEFLFDIDQYQLKWKYKTYSHIFKAVDYDPSLNFDDEESDTEDFEKLSEDVDQDVDMDIQARELNYPSSGGDAIDEDEPDGFLLSRDRRFSGEKLWKPNTTKLNNINSNNDSIPCQLNSMINDYLIHEGYIDVAKGFLKDLQRDCIPNNSDERARIVIRHNERQIQKEEQNLQVRQTIRRFIQDGEILKCMKFIDEKFPGLLDKHLELTFEMKCADYLLCLAHQSPENDMIDSILLKGQEISSQFLQSSNIPNEMRHIFRERFDEISPLMAYDNPSKECTDDRSFYLTPAYLQERLFQTINTHILQYLDKKSQSSLESMIGFTRAMVATLMENDCFNPRDKEPAYHKLINIDEDLLKL, encoded by the coding sequence ATGAGCAGCAACAAGATGGATTTAGTGGATCATGAGTACATGGTATCCATGTTTCCCCGCTATCTGCTAAAACAGCCAATAGCTCATGAATTATGGAAATTGTATTACCAGCACAAGAAACTTTTCCATAAACTAAAGACAAAAGATGAACTTTTAAGTGTTGAAGTAGAGTCATCAAATTCTGTTGCATTTCAGAACCTTAGAAGTTCTAACAAGTTAAACACTACTACCCGAAAAGAAATCTGGGAAAAGTTATCTCAGTTGGGCGTCTTAGGCACAATACCATATGATGCATTATCTGATGAATACCTAATCCAGGTCCACAAATACTTTTATGCTAGAGAAAATCCTTTTGGATCAAATGAGAGTCAAGGGGATATTGATATGACGAAACCTGCTAtgacagaagaagagtattTGGAGAGCTTATTGCCACAATCTGCGGATGACGAAGAcgacgacgaagaagaagatgatgatgcagACGATGAcaatgatgaggaagaggaagatgaCGATATAGCAAATGACGAAGATGCAGAAGAGCAAGAGGACTCAGATAATactgacgaagaagaatcttcaAATCTTATCGATAGCTCCCGTAGGATCCGAGAAGCAAGTGCCCAACTAGAGCATGCAAACAGAATTAGAAGGAGTATTGGTAATGAAAGATTTGGTGAACCTGAAATTGAGAACGTTGAGAATGTTGCATATTTGCATCATAACAAAGCAAAGCACAAATCAATTTACTACCCAGAAGTAAGTGAATCGAAACACACTATacaattaaaacaaaatccaATACCTGGTGATATCTATAAAACTTTGGGGTATCCTTTACCACATAGGTGGCAACTTCAACCTGATAATAGCATTTTATTACCTCAAGATGGATGTGCAATGCTAAGGGTCAACCCAAACTGGCATGCCTTGTCTTCATATGGACGAGCTAGCCCAATAATGAACAGCAGACTTAGAGTGAATATAAActcgaagaaaaaacaacaatgggCAACTACTTGGGCAAACAACGGAGTAAATCACACTAAATGTGCCATATTCTATTTTGAAATAAGAGTATTATCTGTTACTAGCTCACAGGCAGGAAGAAATAGTCATGTATTAGTTGGATTCAAAAATTGGGCTAAAGTCAACGACAAAACGTCTAACTCCGAAATAGCTCCTTCAGAAAATTCCGCAGGATCTACGTCTGGGCATACAACCATGCTTAGGAACGTGCTAGATGGTAATAGGAACACCTCCTCATCACCAAACTCATCATCGCAACAATCTCAAAGTGATGTCGAAACATTTTCATATTCTGGACTGGATGGGAATAAATTTGATACTTCAGGTAGTCAAAAATACTCTAGACCTTTCGGTAACGATGATATTATTGGCTGCGGTGTAAATTTCATAGAAGGTACCATATTTTTTACTAAAAATGGTATATTTTTGGGTAATGCTTTTGAAGGCTGTTTTGACATCGACTTAGTACCATTTGTATCTATTAAATCTGGAAACTCTTTGAGAACAAATTTCGGCCTTACAGAAGAATTTCTATTTGACATCGACCAATATCAACTGAAGTGGAAGTATAAAACGTACTCTCATATCTTTAAGGCAGTAGATTATGATCCTAGTTTAAATTTTGATGACGAAGAATCAGATACcgaagattttgaaaagcTTAGTGAAGATGTCGACCAGGACGTTGACATGGACATACAGGCAAGAGAGTTAAACTACCCTAGTAGCGGTGGCGATGctattgatgaagatgaaccCGATGGATTCTTATTATCTCGCGACAGGAGATTTAGTGGGGAGAAACTATGGAAACCGAACACGACAAAATTAAATAACATAAACTCCAACAATGATTCAATTCCTTGTCAACTAAATTCCATGATCAATGATTATTTGATTCACGAAGGATATATTGATGTTGCAAAGGgatttttgaaagatttaCAGAGGGATTGTATTCCAAATAACTCTGACGAAAGGGCACGTATTGTTATCCGGCATAATGAGAGGCAGattcagaaagaagagcagAATCTTCAAGTACGCCAAACCATTCGTAGGTTTATTCAGGACGGGGAAATATTAAAATGTATGAAATTCATAGATGAGAAATTTCCAGGATTGTTGGATAAACATTTAGAGCTTACTTTTGAGATGAAGTGTGCTGACTATCTACTATGCCTTGCACACCAATCACCTGAAAATGACATGATTGACAGTATTTTGCTCAAGGGACAAGAAATCTCGTCTCAATTCTTGCAAAGCtcaaatattccaaatgAAATGAGACATATTTTTAGAGAGAGGTTCGATGAAATATCCCCTTTAATGGCATATGACAACCCTTCAAAAGAATGTACTGATGATCGATCATTTTACTTAACACCAGCTTACTTACAAGAGCGTTTATTCCAGACAATCAATACGCATATTCTTCAGTATCTAGACAAGAAGAGCCAGAGCTCCCTAGAAAGTATGATTGGATTTACTAGGGCTATGGTTGCAACCTTGATGGAAAATGATTGCTTCAATCCAAGGGATAAGGAACCGGCTTACCATAAGTTGATTAATATTGACGAAGACTTATTAAAACTATAG